GCTGAGCTTTCCATCAATACCATAGAAAGTAAGGTTTAAATGAACTGAGTGTCGTATCTCTCAACGACAATCCGGTCCACTCGTCAGCTATTAACTAAACAAGACGTCAAAACTGAGCTTTTCAGTAAAGATTGTTAATATTTTCGATGAGCAACTACAATGTTCAAGTCGATTAACACCAAGTCTTTCTTGATGTTTACTCTTTGATAACAACATATAGAATGTCAATATGGTGTTTAAGCTTTTTCAGACGCGATCTCGGGCCTTGCCTTTTCGACgcgtgctccgataagattgttgaATGTACTGGAGTAGTGCTGGTGTGTCCTTGGTGTCCTTAAACGTgaaaatttgatcaaaataatatgggACATTCACTGTCATAGTCATTTTGTTGAAACATGTATAccatttaaggattaaaattcgacatgttagaacagctatcgtaacctaattttatacgacaatgaatgcacagataaaatagttccttatttatatgtttattttctatattttcaaggtcaagtatattataaatttgtaatataactgtattacaactagaaaaatacaacttgagttatgaaaaattaacaataacaaaaaaaacaacaaaaatatcgccacctacaaagttctcattatatctCGCGATAATACCCGAAACTAGCGTTTGTTAAGTCacgagttttcaaattggagagaaattccagtcaatttacttgttgagcgtttttgaagaatcagttggtgtatgaatcatgttggaatacggtgttggacaaatcagcaagtgcattgtcatttctttggaagtaaACATTCAATGACGATGAAACGTCTCTGTGAAAACGACAGTggcggtgggtggggtaacgtgAACTTTCACGGAAGGAGAGCCAGAAGACGCGAAAAGCCTTAGTGTTGAACTGAGCTCTTTCTTCTCGACGTTGCTGGGTGCACtacaaaatgttattgttcattttctcgatgtcatgttttgtcagatgctttatttttaccaaatgtcaattccaaattccggaataagtcgtcatcattgtaatttaatatttcttcaactcaaatcaaattatcgttgcttattttgttttaactgctttacttcagattacagttttgcatgttgccaataattttactacgatttcattgatgAAAATAGTACCgaagtaaatatgccccgcccattagtattaatgcgcccaatgacaggacagaagtatcgaacaaacgcacgcgatttcgatggaaaattccattgcactttatacagatataatgtgaaattgataaacaacaaccattcaaggaatgaagtgttaatgtaaatatcttGTGTTAACACTCCTGATAAATCATTTAAGATAGTGACCATCTCGACTctacattaaattaaatttgatcccacaaatacaaacattttcactAAATAACGTTTACATTGAGTAcaacaatgtttaattttgagATGAAATTAATCGGAAATGACATGAAAATAGATGGTCTGACCCATGTGACCATATATCAACAATAGCGGGTTGCAGTCGTCGCCTCTAAAATTAACAAGGTCCTGTTTCCAATATTTAACTAATTgttgacattatttttgttataaaagcGTTTGTTCGTGGAATCTCGATAAGAATTAAAGTGTAAACTATGAACATCGCTTGTTTGAAATTGTCTCAGATAAATAAGAAACGAAAGTCGGGGAAAAGTTATTCGTTTAAAAGATTTCTTACGATAAGTAATAAACATTTAGCAGATGCTATTTGACGGTAATCACGTTTTAgacatatataatatgtaagCTATAGAcaaattcaaaatgaatgaTTACATTAGCTATggtgttcatttatttcatattagatcttttaagacaaataaaatggataagttttaaatgtttaagtagTATCCAAACAGTTCTATAAAGAACTgcagtaaaacaaatattcatttttctttgtttttgggTAAACCCAGTTCTTGTTGCATTGTTTCcgaagtttaaaaatagcatatcCATGTATATACCTCAtctgtcagtttttttttaatatgccCGAAATTCAGAGCTGAAAGCTTTTTGGTACCATACTTCCCTCTGAAAATAACAACCAACACCAGTTGATATTATAGTATTTAACCTCGAAAAGTGTGTGCATGTTGACATGTTCAGACCCATTAGAGAGCTTGATAAGTAATCTTGCATCCAATTGTGTCAACATCGTAGCTGATTGTTACCGACACACACACTCCAATATTGTTGAATACGTATTTtgaaagggactcgctcatgttatgtgaaatgcacttttatatgacaaaataaagagCGGCAAATCATAAGGGTGgataaaactaagatactgtaATCTGGAACCGTATAACAAATCTTGAtttatgctcaaatattgtctttgaagtccacgattttgaatagCGCTAGTAACGCTTTTCAATAAAAGGCTTTAATGTTGAGTAATCAATCCCTCGGGTTTCGGTTTTTAAGAGTATACTACTTATAATATTAGTGATATCCCGATGCATTTTCGTGAAAAAAGGGTTCAAAAGCATGAGGAAGTCCCTTTCAATAATTATGGCACTCAGAGTCACAAATCATTTGGAGAAGAGGTATGTTTAAGCACGGACATATTCTTTAAAACCATATCTCCGTGGCTTAAGatacataattaaaaacaatgaagtTTCTAAATAAACAGCGTTAGGAAAGTCTAACAGATTGTCATTTAGACAATGTTAGTCATATTCATActtcattgtatttaaaagaaattaaatgaagcatttgtgtcattaaacactgaagaaattatttttactatgtCATCATATGTCAAATGGAAGGCAGACTTACACCACCAACTAAAAGTAAATTAGTTCCCCATTAGACCCGTTTTACccccttttttaaatttcaataaaaaaaaacttcaagtataaaaataacacttacacacaaataactGGTAATAGTTAGCCCATCACTCAGTATGTGGTCTAGCATATCGCTTTCTTGTTAGAACATCtccttggtcggccatgatggactattttctaaAAACCCGTATTATTTCCGATTTAAATTTTGTTGGATAATGGTCGTGCTGTTCCGACTGAGTCAGTCACGTGACCTTAAGTTATAACTCATTGATTAAGAGCTCAAAATACCTCTTCTGGTTTTAATAATAGCTGATTACAACCCAGCCTCGTTGAAAACGGCTTGAATGGCAACCGATGAACAATcaagttttgattttaatagaggataattgtttgtttcagtgtaagtcGCAATTTATATATACACGGACCTAGGAAGCTCATCTACTAAGCACCTAATGGTACTTTTCGTGTTCACAAAGAGAACtttattgcgatcttacactgaaactaactggttttctttttattatttatcttaaaagcgccaaattgtatgcgaacaAAACGTCTTTCTCGGTAATGCCGTCGTTGATATTCTGTCTAAGCTGTGCTAGCGCTGGCATTTGAATTTGATTTCCAACCGGGATATATATcccaaaaatgttgtttttctcaCATACAATTTAACgctttataacaaaaacaaagctGTTCTAAAggatttatataaatatttgactgaatctgtttgttttttctaacAGTGAACTGTCATTTTATTTcgctgataaatctctataaaccggGGAGCTTacaattaaatgattataaGTAATAGACAGAGAACATCGTTAATAAAATTCTGAAGGTACTTGACCACGTTCCTCCAAAAAAGAGAATGTCGGCCAATTCTAATGAAACCTAGTACAAACAATCGTCAAAGACTATACAaagaaaattgttatattatcaGTGCATGAAACGCAAATTGGTTTAAAACAACGGTAGCGTATGGTTGCCTTAAATGGTCGCAACTTGCGGTGACAAAATGGCCAGTCTGAGTAATTTTTGGCATACAAAAATTGCATAGAACATTTTTATAAGATAATGATAAGAACTTAGATTACACTATGAAGATGTTTTAAGTTCAATAGGGTAATTTCCAGGTTAATAATATGGCAGCAAATCTAATTAACTTCAAGCATCGGACATatacgcctcggtccatatacactttcgggGCTGACAGGCCGGTCCTTAAAATGTCGtttgaccctcagtggtgtgtaatgtttcttaaatgttatttaaattattgtagTATTGTATAACAGTTTCATATTTAACgcatcaacagcaacaacaccaacaggggcaacaacaacaacaccaacaactacaacaacaacgccaccaccaacaacaccacCGCCTGGATCAACAAATACAGAGCAGTTATCAACAACAAGCAGGGCGTGGAACGAATTATCTTTAGGCGCTTCGAAATCATTATCAACTACATCTGATAACCCGATTTCAACAAATGCTTCAGGTTAAGCTTTTTCATTTTCGTTTTCAAGCAATATTTCTAGTATTTGTtagcaataatacaattaaactCTTTGAAAAGCTATTACTTTTAACGTGGTTGTCTTATTTGCAGTATACTTGCAgtagtttaaaacataaatactgACAGAAATAAAAACGCATTTAGCACATTGACGCGATGTCACATCGTATCGTATTTTTTATTTCGATTTATCATTGTGATGACAGATGACAGTggtatatatcatatatacaaCCAGTgtaattttcaaagttttctcATCTCAGCGTCTAAGATTCATGTGGACTAATTCCAAACCCAATAACAATATTCTTGTTCATTTGAGGTAAACGTTGTCGATACGTCAGCGTAGCACCAAAATACATCATAATGTAGTGGATGGGTGGAAACGACCACGTAACTTAAGAGTTCGATTGTTTATTTGAGAAAGATGTCGAAgaaacctaaaacatataataaaacatataaaagtatatgctaATTATATTACTaattaatacacaaaatacaatgacaatggGCAGTGATCGGCATATATCAATCTAATCCATTAAACATTCTAAgacatattaataacaaatttaccaggcacgtctaaataataattacataaataGAACTACAATATTACTgctcaaagataagagcgaGTATACTtatgtaataaattaataagACACAAATGTTATAGTCGATGACTTGCGTCGTTGACGATTCAGAGTAGAATggttgatttatatatgttaataagGGCGTGTGCAATGAAGCGGGAAAAGAAGAGAAGGGCATTATCAACCAGTCAATCACTCTCATAAACATAGATCaactcgcataaccagtattAACGCTCGGACATCGACGGACATTGACGGACAGTAACGCATTTAGGACAATGTCCGCGtagcacaacactaaacacgacgagacaacaaatacaatacaagaCAATATACGATACGgaaccataccaaacacacaaacgGATAAAATACGgaaatatgcaccttgctaAAGATAAAAAACTCCGTTTACAATGTGATCATACTTTGCAAAAACCGACGCAATACTGGCATAGCAAATGACCGACGACTGCGGAGTATGGAATGTGCCATTTTCATGCCCTTACATGCGTTTGTTTATTCATTGACTGTGTTTGATACTTAGGCCGACATAGATATAATTTCTTTTCTCTAAAACATTTTACTCTATGTCTTATGATTCTGATATTAATGTGGAGATCTTAACCATATCTATTGTCACATTTTAAAAGTGGTGCGTTTTCATGAACTGTGGTATACTTTAAAGGAGTAAAAATGATACTGTCTTGGCGTTTTGATCTTTACATGCTtgtaatttttcattaatattaactTTACATTCATAGACAGTTCCAATAGTTCCACGacaacatcattatcatcgACTGCATTGTCAAGCTTGAATTCAACCGACACAAGGAGCGTTGCAACACAGACCGAAAAACCACAATTTTCGAAAGGTAATCATTAATTTTCACATCAGATTCTATAATAAAatacaccaccaccaccaccaccaccaccaccataatcatcatcatcatcatcatcatcatcatcatcatcatcatcatcatcatcatcatcatcatcatcatcatcatcaccaccaccaccaccaccaccaccaccaccaccatcatcatcatcatcatcatcatcatcaccataagTATCGTCGTTGTCGTCATCGTTGTCATCTTCACcatcattattatcatgaaGTTAAACATGTGACTTTTTTTAGATTAACAAaggattttatattttcaaacctTAGGTTAGAACAGACCTTTTTGAACatgcattaatttatttcatactcTTTCAGGTTCCTTTCCTACTTCGGGATCGGTTGGTATTGCTGTTGGCGTCTTGATAATTGTTGTAACATTATTCGTTGGGCTGATAATATTaaggtaaataaataataattctactcatatatgtttattacttCTAAGAAATTTAAGCTCATTTGAAAGATTTGCGAGAACGGTTATCGCCTTCATCTTTGAAGATTATCcaataattgtgttttgaacTCAACTTGAAAGATGTTCGGTCAAATTGTAAGGCAATGGCTAGAGATCTCAAAAGTATTTGCCTCATGTTAAACGTCATCTTCATAcaacagtgtcaaattgttttttttataattcccTGGATCAAGTTTGAAAAAAGTAGTAATACAAATTCTCAAAGCCAGACCCCTATTTAAGAAAGTGAACATCTTTGTGGCCACATCATTAACCGAATGTTTATAAACTTCTTTAAATCAAATACTTGCAGTGGAACTTACTTTGGTAAAGGGAGCGGTAAAATGGAGTCAAAATGTAGGTGGCATGAAAATTAAAGGAAAACCTAATTTTCTCTACATTCGTCCTCAAATGGTTGATTGTAATGCCTATTGCTACTGTGTAATCATTAACTATGGAATATGCAGAATAAACACCCAGGGCATTGTTAAACATAACAACATCGATCATCGTTAGACCAAAATCCCCAGccaattttgtttgtttcagcaGTTAGTTTTGTCTACTTTATCTAAACAAGCATAAAGTACATACAAATTAACTAATAAGATAACCttattgtgattattttttgtaGACGGAAACAAAGAGGTGGAACATTATTTGGGAAGAAACAATCTGATTTTCTTGGTATTACAATCCATTCAAATGCAGCGTATGATCCTCATGCACCGTCTGTCGACAACGTATCGATGACTTCTAAAGACAGTGGCCTTGGCAAACACGATGAATCTGGGGAAGAGGAACTAATGGATGGCGAATACAACACCATTATGTTGCACTATCCTGATGTAAATCAGCAAATTGAAAACACTTACAATCACATGGACGAGTCTCCTTCTGCTGATTCGACGTATTCGCACATTCCGAACTCTAAAGATGCGTTTTTCGACAATACTTACTCTCACATGGCAAATGGAAAACCCCTGAAGGCATTGGAACCCAATGACACCGATACAACGTATAACCACTTGGAAGGCCCTTCTTGTAGTAAACATAAAGACACAAAAGAAGAAACTTACAATGACACATATAACCATACCCAAATAAATCCTGAATGTCCGAGAACAGAGACAGATGAACAGG
The DNA window shown above is from Mya arenaria isolate MELC-2E11 chromosome 6, ASM2691426v1 and carries:
- the LOC128236886 gene encoding integumentary mucin C.1-like; its protein translation is MCNCSGLDIPHITDGNYTDHTWHSVTYVCDDGYIMNGNATLFCEKSTSSQQWQVNLPSCVSATTPTGATTTTPTTTTTTPPPTTPPPGSTNTEQLSTTSRAWNELSLGASKSLSTTSDNPISTNASG